A window of the Parabacteroides merdae ATCC 43184 genome harbors these coding sequences:
- a CDS encoding Ig-like domain-containing protein, with translation MNRFLLKGLASVCALAVMFGTVSCSDDDKPDGSIAVSAVAVSPTTATVKVGESVTLSATITPDDATDKTITWSSSDEKVATVDAGKVTGVTEGTATITATTKDGNKTATCAVTVSNEAPSSKEVILEGEITSDLTLNAADKNYMKGFVYVKPGVTLTIEAGTVIKGISVSSGEKAASLIIEPGAKIMAEGTVDKPIVFTSDKEPGKRATGDWGGLIICGNARVNQTKRPVIEGGPGTEYGNTTSDEFNGESSGKLKYVRIEFAGYPLEPDKEINGLTFGGVGSGTEVEFVQVSYSNDDSYEWFGGTVNAKHLVAYKGWDDDFDTDYGYTGNLQFLLSVRDKDIADTSDSNGFESDNDASGSSNTPLTKPVFSNVTLIGPFYGKVSDMTQAEVEAKTADAANGAKGGKFQAAMHLRRNSSLNVYNSVFTGWPYGLRATDKKGTANDGIAVKNVIFAGMWKNFYDDEKVSENFFNRAGNNTTLATTNEIISKDGDYSSVVASAVQGAEFVDEVLNNSFFEKVTYKGAFDGTNDWTAGWTNWDPQNTEY, from the coding sequence ATGAACAGATTTCTATTGAAAGGTTTGGCCTCTGTATGTGCGTTGGCCGTTATGTTTGGAACTGTATCTTGTAGTGATGATGACAAGCCTGATGGCTCTATAGCTGTATCGGCTGTTGCCGTAAGTCCTACGACTGCAACTGTCAAGGTTGGCGAGTCCGTGACATTGTCTGCCACCATTACTCCGGACGATGCAACGGATAAAACGATAACATGGAGTTCCTCCGATGAAAAGGTGGCAACAGTAGATGCCGGTAAGGTGACAGGGGTTACCGAGGGTACTGCTACGATCACCGCTACGACAAAAGATGGCAATAAGACGGCAACTTGTGCTGTGACTGTTTCTAATGAGGCTCCGTCTTCCAAAGAAGTGATCTTGGAGGGAGAGATAACTTCCGATCTTACGCTGAATGCTGCTGATAAGAACTATATGAAAGGCTTTGTCTATGTAAAACCGGGTGTTACGTTGACAATTGAAGCTGGAACGGTCATCAAGGGTATATCTGTTTCTTCCGGTGAAAAGGCTGCCTCTTTGATTATCGAACCGGGTGCGAAGATCATGGCTGAAGGTACGGTTGACAAACCGATCGTCTTTACTTCCGATAAAGAACCGGGCAAGCGTGCGACGGGAGACTGGGGAGGTTTGATTATCTGCGGTAATGCTCGTGTAAACCAGACAAAAAGACCGGTTATCGAGGGTGGACCCGGAACGGAATATGGTAACACGACCTCCGATGAATTTAATGGAGAAAGCTCTGGTAAGTTGAAATATGTCCGTATTGAATTTGCTGGCTATCCTTTGGAACCCGACAAGGAGATCAACGGTCTGACATTCGGTGGTGTCGGTAGTGGTACGGAAGTGGAGTTCGTACAGGTGTCTTATTCTAATGACGATTCGTATGAATGGTTCGGTGGAACGGTCAATGCTAAGCATTTGGTTGCTTACAAAGGTTGGGACGATGATTTCGATACCGATTACGGCTATACGGGTAACTTGCAGTTTCTGTTGAGTGTGCGTGACAAGGACATCGCTGATACTTCCGACTCTAACGGCTTCGAATCCGATAATGATGCAAGTGGTTCTTCCAATACCCCGCTTACGAAGCCTGTCTTCTCCAACGTGACTTTGATCGGTCCGTTCTATGGAAAGGTTTCTGATATGACACAAGCCGAGGTTGAAGCAAAGACAGCCGATGCCGCTAATGGAGCCAAAGGAGGTAAATTCCAGGCTGCCATGCATCTGCGCCGTAATTCGAGTTTGAATGTCTACAACTCCGTATTCACGGGATGGCCTTACGGACTTCGTGCAACGGATAAGAAAGGTACGGCAAATGATGGTATCGCCGTTAAGAATGTAATCTTTGCCGGTATGTGGAAGAACTTCTACGATGACGAAAAGGTAAGCGAGAACTTCTTCAACCGCGCTGGTAACAATACTACTTTGGCAACCACCAACGAAATTATTTCAAAAGACGGTGACTATTCTTCTGTCGTTGCTTCTGCCGTACAAGGAGCCGAATTTGTTGATGAAGTCTTGAATAACAGCTTTTTTGAAAAAGTAACTTACAAAGGAGCTTTTGATGGAACAAACGATTGGACAGCCGGTTGGACAAACTGGGATCCTCAGAACACTGAATATTAA
- a CDS encoding toxin-antitoxin system YwqK family antitoxin, whose product MIKRLLLTSTLLASSALAIQAQDLFLSEGQYYTDESQTTPYTGRYTEFYDDGMLKMELFLKDGRPEGTYVIYYPDGKIAEVRSYYHGIFHGEWRTYNEAGQLTGIASYKDGQKDGPWRVWNDKGILRFEMFYAKGRKSGIWRTWDDDGKLLTEEKQEE is encoded by the coding sequence ATGATAAAGAGATTATTATTGACATCAACATTATTGGCAAGTTCTGCCCTGGCAATCCAGGCGCAGGACTTGTTCCTTAGTGAAGGCCAGTATTATACGGACGAGTCTCAAACAACTCCTTACACTGGCCGCTATACCGAGTTTTACGATGATGGTATGTTGAAGATGGAGCTTTTCCTCAAAGACGGCCGTCCCGAAGGAACTTATGTGATTTACTATCCTGATGGCAAGATTGCGGAAGTCCGTTCTTACTATCACGGCATTTTTCATGGAGAATGGCGTACTTATAACGAAGCCGGGCAACTGACCGGTATTGCTTCCTATAAAGATGGGCAAAAAGACGGACCTTGGCGGGTGTGGAACGATAAAGGCATTCTTCGTTTCGAAATGTTTTATGCTAAAGGAAGGAAAAGCGGCATTTGGCGTACTTGGGATGATGATGGCAAGCTGTTGACGGAAGAGAAGCAAGAGGAGTAA
- a CDS encoding LTA synthase family protein: MKKRILFLLTLYFMWLPLLAIQKPVFMLYHHALASGCSLIDYLKVITHGLLLDCTIAGYLTALPLLMTLVSVWLPGSFYRKLLKGYFGIMAVLIAAIFSVDVALYGYWGFRLDATLFFYLQSPGDAMASVPLGQFFAQLLMFAVYAFGIYWVLKRFIVPLFPETLVRKRLGGSLIIILSGGILFIPIRGGVTTSTANVGMVYFSQNQFLNHSAINPCFSLIASLSKQQDFAAQFNFFPEEERKEVMDTLSPHSMRGRKGTNPADADLQQKPLQSLLNTSRPNILIILMESFSANAIGAVGGDSIITPNLNRLSREGVLFTNMYANSFRTDRGIVSVLNGYLAQPTTSIMKYPAKSQTLPSIAKTLTNEGYVADMLYGGDINFTNMQSYFFSSGYSRITADRDFPLTSRLSKWGANDDITFRHLYEDIKNRDNQAPWLSTFLTLSSHEPFEVPYHRLDEMGLYPNSVAFTDSCIGNFIDKLKELPVWKNTLVIFVSDHGYPYPKDVVNYEPRRYHIPMLWIGGAVKEPVVIDKLANQTDLAATLLNQLGIDHDTFTFSRNILSPDYPEYAFYTYSNGFGFIDSTGISVYDNEGNKPLIEAPRKGSDLRLRKGKALLQTLYDDLGNR; this comes from the coding sequence ATGAAAAAAAGAATCCTCTTCCTCCTTACCCTATATTTCATGTGGTTACCATTATTGGCAATCCAGAAGCCTGTGTTTATGCTGTACCACCATGCCTTAGCGAGCGGATGCTCGCTAATCGATTACCTTAAGGTAATTACACACGGGTTACTATTGGACTGTACGATAGCCGGCTATCTGACAGCGTTACCTTTGCTGATGACGTTAGTTTCGGTATGGTTGCCGGGGTCTTTTTACAGGAAACTGCTGAAAGGATATTTCGGAATCATGGCGGTATTGATCGCAGCGATCTTTTCCGTGGATGTGGCTTTATACGGCTACTGGGGATTCAGGCTGGATGCGACTCTTTTCTTCTATCTTCAATCACCCGGCGATGCGATGGCAAGTGTACCGCTGGGGCAATTCTTTGCCCAATTGCTGATGTTCGCCGTATATGCTTTCGGGATATATTGGGTGTTGAAGAGGTTTATCGTTCCGCTCTTCCCTGAAACACTGGTGCGGAAACGGTTGGGCGGAAGCCTTATCATTATCCTGTCAGGAGGGATACTCTTCATTCCGATACGAGGAGGCGTAACGACTTCGACGGCGAACGTGGGGATGGTATATTTCAGCCAAAACCAATTCCTCAACCATTCGGCAATCAATCCTTGTTTCAGCCTGATCGCTTCACTTAGCAAGCAACAGGATTTTGCGGCACAGTTCAATTTTTTCCCGGAAGAGGAAAGGAAGGAGGTAATGGATACTTTGTCTCCGCACTCGATGCGGGGACGCAAAGGGACGAATCCCGCAGATGCAGATTTACAGCAAAAGCCTCTGCAATCCCTTCTCAATACCTCACGACCGAATATATTGATTATCCTGATGGAAAGTTTCTCGGCAAACGCGATCGGAGCGGTCGGCGGAGATTCCATCATCACGCCTAACCTGAACCGATTGAGTCGGGAAGGAGTACTTTTCACAAACATGTATGCCAATTCATTCCGGACAGACAGAGGAATCGTTTCGGTGTTAAACGGATATTTGGCACAGCCGACCACTTCCATCATGAAGTATCCGGCAAAAAGCCAAACACTCCCCTCTATCGCCAAAACTCTGACAAACGAAGGATATGTTGCCGACATGCTGTACGGAGGCGATATCAACTTTACCAATATGCAGAGTTATTTCTTCAGTTCCGGTTACAGCCGGATCACGGCAGACCGTGACTTTCCGCTCACCAGCCGCTTGAGTAAATGGGGAGCGAACGACGATATTACGTTCCGCCACCTGTACGAAGACATCAAAAACCGGGACAACCAAGCTCCCTGGCTCAGCACTTTCCTGACGTTAAGCAGCCATGAGCCGTTTGAAGTTCCCTACCACCGGTTGGACGAAATGGGGCTGTATCCGAACTCGGTTGCCTTCACGGACAGTTGTATCGGCAACTTCATAGACAAATTGAAAGAATTGCCTGTATGGAAAAATACGCTGGTTATTTTCGTTTCCGACCACGGATATCCTTATCCGAAAGATGTGGTCAACTATGAACCTCGCCGCTACCATATACCGATGCTTTGGATCGGCGGTGCGGTGAAAGAACCTGTCGTGATTGACAAATTAGCCAATCAGACGGATCTTGCCGCCACCCTATTGAACCAGTTAGGGATCGATCACGACACTTTCACTTTCAGCCGGAACATCCTAAGTCCCGATTATCCGGAATATGCATTCTATACTTATTCTAACGGATTCGGGTTTATCGACAGCACCGGTATATCCGTCTATGACAACGAAGGGAACAAACCTCTGATCGAAGCCCCCCGAAAAGGCAGTGACTTGCGACTCCGCAAAGGAAAGGCACTCCTGCAAACCTTGTATGACGATTTAGGGAACCGATAG
- a CDS encoding ABC-F family ATP-binding cassette domain-containing protein: protein MITVNNLDVQFGKRILFQDVNMKFTPGNCYGIIGANGAGKSTFLRVISKQLDPTRGTVSLGPGERLSVLSQDHFAFDEYTVMDTVLMGHTTLWEVMSEKNALYAKPDFSDADGIRVSELEEKFAEMEGWNAESDAAALLSGLGISEEFHYTLMKDMSGKQKVRVLLARALFGQPDNLLLDEPTNDLDLETVMWLENYLANFEHTVLVVSHDRHFLDSVCTHTVDIDFGKLQMFAGNYSFWYESSQLALRQQQNQNKKAEEKKKELEEFIRRFSANVAKSKQTTSRKKMLEKLNIEEIKPSSRRYPGILFTPNREPGNQILEVKGLTKSIDGKVLFQDLNFNVEKDDKIVFISHDPRAMTALFQIINGEEKADAGTYQWGQTITTTYLPLDNSKYFNSDYNLIDWLSQFSPDTNEVFLKGFLGRMLFSGEELLKKVSVLSGGEKMRCMISRMMLTDANCIILDTPTNHLDLESIQAFNNTLQSFKGNILFSSHDHEFIQTVANRIIELTPNGIIDRIMEYDDYITDPMVAELREKLYK, encoded by the coding sequence ATGATAACGGTTAACAATCTGGACGTACAGTTCGGAAAACGTATCCTGTTCCAGGATGTCAATATGAAGTTCACGCCGGGCAACTGCTACGGTATCATCGGGGCTAACGGCGCCGGTAAATCAACATTCCTCCGTGTTATCAGCAAACAGCTGGATCCTACACGCGGAACAGTGTCTTTAGGACCGGGTGAACGCCTTTCCGTATTGAGTCAGGACCACTTCGCATTTGATGAATACACCGTAATGGACACAGTGTTGATGGGACACACCACCCTTTGGGAGGTGATGAGCGAGAAAAACGCCCTGTATGCAAAACCTGATTTCAGCGATGCCGACGGTATCCGCGTATCGGAACTGGAAGAGAAGTTCGCCGAGATGGAAGGCTGGAATGCCGAAAGCGATGCCGCCGCCCTCTTGAGCGGATTGGGCATCTCGGAAGAATTCCATTACACACTGATGAAGGACATGAGCGGTAAGCAGAAAGTACGTGTCCTGCTGGCACGCGCCCTCTTCGGACAGCCTGATAACCTGTTGCTGGACGAGCCGACCAACGACCTCGACCTTGAAACCGTCATGTGGCTTGAAAACTATCTGGCGAACTTCGAACACACCGTGTTGGTTGTCAGCCACGACCGTCACTTCCTCGACTCTGTCTGTACGCATACGGTAGATATCGACTTCGGTAAACTGCAGATGTTCGCCGGAAACTATAGCTTCTGGTACGAATCCAGCCAGTTAGCACTCCGCCAGCAGCAGAACCAGAATAAGAAAGCGGAAGAAAAGAAGAAAGAATTGGAAGAGTTCATCCGCCGTTTCAGTGCCAACGTAGCGAAGTCTAAACAGACGACCAGCCGCAAGAAGATGTTGGAGAAACTGAACATCGAAGAGATCAAGCCTTCTTCACGACGCTATCCGGGTATCCTGTTCACGCCCAACCGCGAACCGGGCAACCAGATATTGGAAGTAAAGGGGCTGACAAAGTCCATCGACGGGAAAGTCCTTTTCCAGGACCTCAACTTCAACGTGGAGAAAGACGACAAGATCGTATTCATCAGTCACGACCCGCGTGCGATGACCGCCCTTTTCCAAATCATCAACGGAGAAGAAAAGGCCGATGCCGGAACGTACCAATGGGGACAAACCATCACGACGACCTATCTGCCGCTCGACAACTCCAAGTATTTCAACTCGGATTATAATCTGATCGACTGGCTGAGCCAGTTCTCGCCCGACACGAACGAGGTCTTCCTGAAAGGCTTCCTCGGACGTATGCTGTTTTCCGGCGAAGAGCTGTTGAAGAAAGTGAGTGTACTTTCCGGAGGTGAAAAGATGCGTTGTATGATCTCCCGCATGATGTTGACGGATGCCAACTGTATCATCCTCGACACGCCGACCAACCATCTGGATTTGGAATCCATCCAAGCATTCAACAACACATTGCAGTCATTCAAAGGAAACATCCTGTTCTCCAGCCATGACCACGAGTTCATCCAGACGGTTGCCAATCGCATCATCGAGCTGACTCCGAACGGCATTATCGACCGTATAATGGAATACGACGATTATATTACCGATCCGATGGTTGCCGAGCTGAGAGAAAAGCTTTATAAATAA
- a CDS encoding M28 family metallopeptidase: MKRTLLIWASMACMTVHSVMAQDAAVNKIIEIGQTDNQVMDHLDVLTNRIGGRVIGSNAYDNAVEWVASKFTEWGLEVELQEAGTLPVGFNRGPWFGKLLGENGMELHFVTPSYTAGTKGVQRGHVLQEPLTQSEFDRMKGQLKGAWVLINGKNVGWPVDRSAKGDSIRAAIISENNETAKKNRQIMEDNWRNNTDNPLLPLKEDVPALFYKQMCEAGVLGFIQSATVPLRALYDKAIIHDPTFTFDNLPEVCDIKLDEHQYAAIKQMVKERRTFFLEFDIRNHFRMGPVKYYNVIGKIKGCKYPDEYVMASGHLDAFDVATGGVDCGSGVTPVMEAARMIMKSGAKPKRTMLFCAFAGEEFGLLGSTAWVKANKDKLDKISNLFNRDGGPTPPVGLNVPKAMYQDFVKICAPVKKIHPDYPFEVKEAGPFTKPAKPAGTDASVFAVEAVPAIAFNEKDIKGYNFNYGEIWHTERDTYSKSIPEYQEHAATVMAIVTLGVANLEHLLSREGLYK; encoded by the coding sequence ATGAAACGGACTTTACTTATTTGGGCTTCGATGGCTTGCATGACTGTTCATTCGGTCATGGCACAGGACGCAGCTGTAAACAAAATCATCGAAATCGGTCAAACGGATAATCAAGTGATGGATCATTTAGATGTACTCACCAACCGCATCGGCGGCCGTGTGATCGGCTCGAACGCATACGATAATGCAGTTGAATGGGTTGCCTCGAAATTTACGGAATGGGGACTGGAAGTAGAACTACAAGAGGCCGGCACGCTGCCGGTCGGCTTCAACCGAGGACCGTGGTTCGGCAAACTGTTGGGAGAAAACGGGATGGAACTGCATTTCGTCACTCCCTCCTACACCGCCGGAACAAAGGGTGTACAACGCGGACATGTCTTACAGGAACCGCTTACCCAAAGCGAGTTCGACCGCATGAAAGGACAACTAAAAGGGGCTTGGGTGCTGATCAACGGGAAGAATGTCGGCTGGCCGGTCGACCGTTCCGCCAAAGGCGACTCCATCCGTGCCGCCATCATTTCCGAAAACAACGAAACGGCCAAAAAGAACCGCCAGATCATGGAGGATAACTGGCGCAACAATACCGACAACCCGCTGCTGCCATTGAAAGAGGATGTCCCGGCCTTGTTCTACAAACAGATGTGCGAAGCCGGCGTATTGGGTTTTATCCAATCGGCCACCGTCCCTTTGCGTGCCCTCTATGACAAGGCAATCATACACGATCCGACTTTCACGTTTGACAACCTGCCGGAAGTCTGCGACATCAAGTTAGACGAACACCAGTATGCGGCCATCAAGCAGATGGTAAAGGAACGCCGCACCTTCTTCCTTGAGTTCGATATCCGTAACCATTTTCGTATGGGACCGGTAAAATACTATAATGTGATCGGTAAGATCAAAGGCTGTAAATATCCGGACGAGTATGTGATGGCGAGTGGTCATCTGGATGCGTTCGACGTGGCGACAGGTGGCGTGGACTGCGGTTCCGGCGTCACTCCGGTGATGGAAGCGGCCCGCATGATCATGAAATCCGGTGCGAAGCCTAAACGGACGATGTTATTCTGTGCTTTTGCTGGCGAAGAATTCGGATTGTTAGGTTCTACAGCCTGGGTGAAAGCCAATAAAGATAAATTAGATAAAATCTCCAACTTGTTCAACCGCGACGGAGGCCCGACACCTCCCGTCGGACTCAATGTTCCGAAAGCGATGTATCAGGACTTCGTGAAGATATGCGCGCCCGTCAAGAAGATCCATCCCGACTATCCGTTCGAAGTGAAAGAAGCCGGCCCGTTCACCAAACCTGCCAAACCTGCCGGTACGGATGCATCCGTTTTTGCTGTCGAAGCAGTCCCGGCCATCGCCTTCAACGAAAAGGACATCAAAGGATACAACTTCAACTACGGTGAGATCTGGCACACCGAACGCGACACTTACAGCAAAAGCATCCCGGAATATCAGGAACATGCCGCTACAGTAATGGCGATCGTGACGCTGGGAGTAGCCAACTTGGAGCATCTGCTGTCAAGAGAAGGATTGTATAAATAA
- a CDS encoding EFR1 family ferrodoxin (N-terminal region resembles flavodoxins. C-terminal ferrodoxin region binds two 4Fe-4S clusters.), translating into MIFYFTGTGNSLWVAKALSEALGEQLVSIAEELHKEKDGWGYPVRPDEKILFVYPVHSWGPAVSVTRFISRLTLNGYTGQSVYSVSTCGDECGYTDRLIGKALEKRAISLTAAYSVIMPNNYILLPGFDVDDKDVEERKLQDAPARVAEIIEAIREHGQDALYHTGSMPGLKSYWIYPLFAHLAIGSNSFRVTDVCISCGLCERICPTGTISMQAGKPVWTDTCVQCVACIHRCPVRAIEYGKGTLKKGRYHHPEIK; encoded by the coding sequence ATGATATTTTACTTTACTGGAACTGGAAACTCTCTTTGGGTGGCAAAGGCTCTGAGTGAGGCGCTGGGAGAACAGTTGGTTTCAATTGCAGAAGAACTGCATAAGGAAAAGGATGGTTGGGGCTATCCGGTTCGTCCGGATGAAAAGATATTGTTTGTCTATCCTGTGCATTCCTGGGGACCGGCGGTGTCTGTGACCCGTTTTATCTCTCGTCTGACTTTAAACGGATATACTGGACAATCGGTCTATTCCGTTTCTACCTGTGGAGATGAATGCGGATATACAGATCGACTGATCGGGAAAGCTTTGGAAAAAAGAGCGATATCGCTAACGGCAGCATACTCTGTCATTATGCCGAACAACTATATCTTGTTGCCTGGTTTCGATGTAGACGACAAAGATGTGGAGGAACGGAAACTGCAGGATGCCCCGGCACGTGTGGCCGAGATTATCGAAGCGATCCGGGAGCATGGGCAGGACGCTTTGTATCATACAGGAAGCATGCCCGGTTTGAAAAGCTACTGGATTTATCCTCTTTTTGCCCATCTGGCAATCGGAAGTAATTCTTTCCGGGTGACGGATGTTTGTATTTCCTGTGGGTTATGTGAACGGATTTGTCCGACCGGAACGATCAGCATGCAGGCAGGGAAGCCTGTTTGGACGGATACCTGTGTGCAGTGTGTCGCTTGCATTCACCGCTGTCCGGTTCGTGCGATCGAATATGGAAAGGGAACGCTGAAAAAAGGGCGATATCATCACCCTGAGATTAAATAA